In Vicia villosa cultivar HV-30 ecotype Madison, WI linkage group LG7, Vvil1.0, whole genome shotgun sequence, the DNA window aaaaccacgaacctctttttctgttcttgggacgggcatttcttgtatagctttcactttgtcgggatctacctctatgcctcgttggcttacGATGAATCCTAACATCTTTCCTGACCTCACGCCAAACGTACACTTGTTTGGGTTCAACCTCAacttgaacttctttaagcgtTCGAACAACTTTTGTAGGTGCGTAACATGTTCCTCTTCAGTACAGGACTTAgtgatcatgtcatccacataaaacTCGACTTCCTTatgaatcatgtcatggaacagtgtgaccatggctcgttgatacgttgcccctgcatttcgtaacccaaaaggcattaccttgtagaagaaggtgccccaagatgtcatgaaggttgttttatccatgtcttcgggagccattttgatctgattatacccagagaacccatccatgaaggagaacatcGAAGTTTGTGTCGTATTGTCCACCAGTATATCTATGTGGGGTAGTGGAAAGTCGTCTTTCGGACTTGCTTtgtttagatccctgtaatccacgcacatgcgtaccttcccgtctttcttaggaactggcactatgttggaaatccatggtggatagtcaacCACGGCAAGAAACCCCGTGTCGAATTGTTTGAGTACCTCTTCCCAGATTTTGTTATCCATGTTAggtcgaactcttctgcgcttttgTCTGACGGGTGCACAACCTTCTTTGAGCGGTAACTTGTGCAcgacgatgtctgtatccaaccctggcatgtcaCGATATGACCAAGTGAATATATATGCGTAGTTGTGGAGAAGTTTGACcagcgttgcttttacgtcctcattcagcgttgccccaatcttgatttctTTAGGCTCTTTGTATgtacccaagtttatgatttcaatggcttcTCGAGGAGGGAACATGCTTTTGGATTCTTTGTCCATTAGCCTCGACAgttcttccggaagttcatcttcttcctcgtctccttcctcagactgattagcgagagcctcgagtttatattgagtttcagcagtattattatcggtagtgtcAGAAAgagatctgcacatgttttatgttttgtttttcgtATGCAGATATGGTTGTGCTTTTTTTTATGCAAGAAAGTTATTTGTCATTTTGAGAAAGTAAATGCAAGAAAGAGACAATGTTTTCACTATCAAATGCAaacaataattttattaataaactcaaactttgaaaataaatggggcccttacaaaccaactatatgcttcgggcgaggcatgagcgacatttttttttctttattgaagggaaataaaacacacgacaaaaagcaaattactttgaaatagaaactatctccggtatctccaggcttgtccaattttgGAGCTGCTCTCCTGGTCTGATCATTCGGATGAAATTGGATGTACCCTCCTTAGGGTCCATACTAGATATCATAGATACATGTTCATATCCGCCTATAACAAAATTTTGCATGATCGGGGGGAATCGTTGTTCCTCCTTTGTAGCTCTCTTTGCTAGTTGATATCCTAGCCCCAGACGATCCTTCTTCTCTTGGATTTCTGGTATTTTCCCCTAGCCTTCCATATTCAAGTCTTGcaggtctctccaggatgttaccgcccttcgtaTCTTCTCTACCGGTAGTGTGACAGCAGTTGCAATCTCTAACGCTTGGAACGCGGTTTCTAATGCCCCTTCTCCAGCCTCGATGTATCGGTACGAATCCAGATTACTAGCAAATATGTCCTCCTCCCCATTGACGGTCACTATAGAGTTCCCAtccacaaattttattttatgatgaaGAGTGGAGGTAACTGCCCCAGCATCGTGAATCCAGGGACGTCCCAATAAGCAAGTATAAGCTGGTTCAAACTCcgtcacttggaaattgatgcagaaagtgTAAGGACCAACTACTACAGGGAGGTCTACTTCTCCGAACACCGGACTTTGTGATCCATCGAAGGCTTTGACTACCAGATGACTTGGTCTAACTACTAGGCCTTCCAAAGCTATTTTATCGAGAgtagcttttggcatcacgtttaatgacgaacctgtatcaatcagaaccctAGATAGGTGAGCTTTAccacattgtatggagatatgaAAGGCTTTGTTATGCTCCTTCCCTTGTGGAGGTAGCTCATGACCACTGAATCCTAAACACACCCCAGCGgtgagattagccaccattccatcgAATTGGTTTACAGTGATGTCTTTGGTTACATGAGCGGCGTTTAAGATTTTCATCAAGGCGTCTCGATGTTTCTCTGAGTGTACTAGTAGCGAGAGGAGCGATATTTTTGACGGTGTCTCTTGCAACTGGTCAACCACCCTATAATCACTCTTTTTGATCAACGCCAAGAACTCTTCAGCATCTTTATTGGTGGCCAATTTATCCTTGGACATGCCTTCTTCAGTTGGGATTGCAGCGGTCTGACTACTGGCTTGCGCCAGGTTTTCATTAGGTTGTGCAGTCTTGAATATGCGACCACTACGAGTCATACCCCCAGGCCCAACAATGTTTGTTACGACAGTATTAGTGCCAGAATTATATTCCCAAGGGACTGCTTTCTTTTTGTCCACAGGGTATGGAGCTCCGACTAGGATAATCCTAGTGTTCCCCTTGACTAGGTATTATCAATGGCTCATTCCTATCTATCATGGCTACATACTCCTCCTCAGGATGTTCTTTTAACTGAATTACTCCTTGGTCCACAAGTTTCTGCAAGGTGTCCTTAAAAgcctcgttatgttctaggatgaacccctttgcaagtagataccttttaagggcatctatgggggaaCTCCGTTGTTGAACTAACTCTTGCTCAGTAACGACTTCGATTGCATTAACTGTGCCATCATGATGAGGCATGGGATTCGTTTTCACACTGGGTTCGTcgaaggcgattgcccctgactctatcaaGTCTTGAACCTTGTGTTTTAAAGCCCAGCACTTCTCCAGTGTGTGTCCGGGAGAATTAGcatgaaattcacacctttcattaggGTTGAATCTGGGTGCAGCCTTTCCGGGGAGTGGAGGTGGCATAGGTTTGAGCTCTACGAGTGATTCGCTTATCAGGTATTTCAGTATTTCGCTTCTGGAAGTGGGCAgaggatcgaatctcctttgagGCCCTTGGAACCTGTTTTGTTGGGGTGAGAATGACATAGGAGGTCTAGACTCTTGATGCACTACTTCATTGGTCTCCCTTTCCTactttttagcgaaggttgaggtgggcctctttgagtgataagagttagatgatgctccttgtatcttcccaATTTTGATCCTGTTTTCAATCCTTTATCCGATGACCACCAAATCTTAGAATCCTGAggatacacttccgatcatcttatCGTAGTACGGTCCTTGTAAAGTACTCATAAACATGTCAACCAGCTCCTTTTCCAAcaaaggaggttggactcgggatgACATTTCTCGCCATTtctgggcgtattccttgaaCGATTCTTCCTTCTTCTGAGACAAATTTTgcaattgcatccgattgggtgccatgtccaaattgtacttgtattgctttaggaacgtattagcaaggtcgttccagcttcggatatgtgtcttttccagttgcatgtaccattcgacagatgccccacttagactgtcttggaagaaatgcatcatcagcttttggtcatgggcataagcagccattttcctGACGTACATGCGTAAATGACTTCTTGGGCATGTAAgccctttgtatttttcaaagttgggTACCTTGAACTTATGAGaaatagtcaaatccggcaccaagctcatttcataggtatccacatcaaagacGTCATATCCTTCTACTGCTTTCAGCCTCTCTTCTAGCGCTTTGATTTGTCCGCTATTTCTAGCATTCTCTTCAGAGTCAGATTAGGTCTGATTATACTGGGGTCCCTGATTTGTTTCATCTACATCCCCATATTGTAAATCCACATAGTCCTCATCTTTGGGTGGATTGCTAGCAGGGATGCGAACAGTGCGAGGTACTCCTTCCTTCTGAGTAGTTGGAATGAATCCCTCATGGGAAGCTTCTCCCTCTTCCTGGGTTCTGATGATTCTCTTAGAGGAGTGAGCGTTTGACTTATGAGGTTCAAAGCCTCGAACAAATCCAAACAAGGGATTGCCATCGTTCGGTATTTCTTCATACTAATCCTGAACTTCCTTAGCCTTTTCTTGTTTGTCCATAAGGTCTTTCATGAAACTTAGCATCTGAGTCATTCCTCCCTTAATTTCCTCCACAATACCCTTTAATTGGGTtacttcttcgcgaagggcggcttgattctacTCTagctgttccattgctttctttttctgaGACCGGGTTTGATATGGTGGTGCGATTGCTTGGTTGTCTTctccaatggtgtgactggagataaagatagttttttttcttAATGTTTTGAAAGTAAATATGGAATGTATCCTAttaatgttatgcttatgctatgttcatgtcttatccactttatatatatatatatatatatatatatatatatatatatatatatatatatatatatatatatatatatatatatatatatattctatttaatatacatttttcttcttttttttatatatacttctttcgttttttttaaagaataatcctttggtgaatattataggaacaatgaGTAATGcgaaaaagaaacacactttattaattagaAAAAGAAATACCACTTCATTATTGGTTTACAAATAGAAATagaaactgaaaattaaaatactaaaaataaatgCAACAAGGAAATAGAATAAAATCTAAGAACGCCTCTGGTTATCcgctttgaacttgtccaccatatctctacaaagctccatgaaatCATTTACCGCTtcgggaaggatgatgggagaagattccgctttttccaaactctttggaatatcttggatcaaatcattacacaagaagactagcttatcataattatcGCGACATTTttcatagtcttcaagcatcttagaaATCATGCTCACATGTTCatttgccgtagaaacaattgtaaATTGTCTCCTCCAATAATCTCTTTCATCCATGGTTTCCTCATATATTTCTCTTTGCCTTACAAATACTTGTCTAAGTGCGGCTATAGCTAGAAGTGCTCTATTGTGCTCattggtgcgctgtaaaagtgcctCTTCCATGGTCAATCTTCTTGTGCGCTCTTCTTGTCCGAATTggcgagcttcttgaagatcaaacttGAGATTTCTTATTtccacctcttgatctttagttctatcagttaattcaaagactacaacttctagatttttctcggattccgctttatCATGGGAAGCTttttcataacgccttctccaccttgcaatttccacactcgcttgttccaacctttcattatgtgcTTCTAAATTATAATTAGCACTTAGGACTCCTTTGGTTGCACGCTTTAttttactcctttgtctatcattct includes these proteins:
- the LOC131618641 gene encoding uncharacterized protein LOC131618641; translation: MPPPLPGKAAPRFNPNERCEFHANSPGHTLEKCWALKHKVQDLIESGAIAFDEPSVKTNPMPHHDGTVNAIEVVTEQELVQQRSSPIDALKRIILVGAPYPVDKKKAVPWEYNSGTNTVVTNIVGPGGMTRSGRIFKTAQPNENLAQASSQTAAIPTEEGMSKDKLATNKDAEEFLALIKKSDYRVVDQLQETPSKISLLSLLVHSEKHRDALMKILNAAHVTKDITVNQFDGMVANLTAGVCLGFSGHELPPQGKEHNKAFHISIQCGKAHLSRVLIDTGSSLNVMPKATLDKIALEGLVVRPSHLVVKAFDGSQSPVFGEVDLPVVVGPYTFCINFQVTEFEPAYTCLLGRPWIHDAGAVTSTLHHKIKFVDGNSIVTVNGEEDIFASNLDSYRYIEAGEGALETAFQALEIATAVTLPVEKIRRAVTSWRDLQDLNMEG